Proteins from a genomic interval of Rubinisphaera italica:
- the pgsA gene encoding CDP-diacylglycerol--glycerol-3-phosphate 3-phosphatidyltransferase: MSNSSPTPEVSHQPQNSEKILNSPNIISMSRLILSFVLFAIITLTDWWLTATIVFVVAVATDAVDGYLARKYNLVTIFGRILDPLVDKVIICGSFIFLQSVAGSGITPWMTLAIIVRELYITSLRGFFEQQGIDFSAAWIGKMKMVLQSIAIPFCLVSLMPQLASVTLFLIIRDVILWLTIAITIYSGIEYTFRGVKLFKQKMNSV, translated from the coding sequence ATCAGCAATTCATCCCCCACTCCAGAAGTATCTCACCAACCGCAGAATTCAGAGAAGATCCTGAATTCTCCGAACATCATTTCGATGTCCCGGCTCATTCTGTCTTTTGTGCTGTTTGCCATCATTACACTCACTGACTGGTGGCTGACTGCAACCATCGTTTTTGTTGTCGCCGTGGCTACCGATGCCGTCGATGGTTATCTCGCTCGAAAATATAACCTCGTCACGATATTCGGACGGATTCTCGATCCGCTGGTCGATAAAGTCATCATTTGCGGATCCTTTATCTTTCTGCAAAGCGTAGCGGGCAGTGGGATCACTCCCTGGATGACGTTAGCAATCATTGTCCGCGAACTTTACATCACCAGCCTGCGCGGCTTCTTTGAACAACAGGGGATCGACTTTTCAGCTGCATGGATTGGCAAAATGAAGATGGTTCTGCAATCGATTGCGATTCCATTCTGCCTGGTCAGCCTGATGCCACAATTAGCAAGTGTTACGCTCTTTCTGATTATTCGAGACGTCATCCTCTGGCTGACGATTGCGATCACGATTTACAGTGGAATTGAATACACATTCCGCGGCGTGAAACTCTTCAAGCAAAAAATGAATTCTGTGTAA
- the asnB gene encoding asparagine synthase (glutamine-hydrolyzing), with amino-acid sequence MCGICGAIWSNESRSISEEHLLQMTDTLSHRGPDARGLHWEQNSNLGVGLGHRRLSIIDLATGQQPMWNEDHSVCVVFNGEIYNYRELQKELRTKGHQFRTDSDTEVLVHLYEDYGREMVHHLRGMFAFAIWDRNHSSLLLARDRFGQKPLIYRQDENRLLFASEMKAILQIPGIPREVDPVALDLFLTWQYVPAPWSMLKGFQKILPGHTAVWQENRLDIQQYWTPTSIRGSDSANEQTRRDTRNLSYAQTQEKLKETLTEAVRLRLRSDVPLGAFLSGGIDSTLITGLMQRELDRPVETFSIGFDIAHFDERSFARMAAKSLGTNHHEKIVSPSAVDSLPELVWHYEEPYADSSAIPTMALCEFTREAVKVALTGDGGDELFIGYDRYRAAGLGDRIDRLPGPLRSILKSSLWQKMPASLKQKSFSRRLKRFLTTAGLSPEQRYMTWISYFDAARRKDIYSSGFREKLTGFQSEDWMSDLYELTAQNDFVSRTAAVDQISYLPNDILTKVDIASMAYGLECRSPFLDHQVADLATSMPLNYKLKGRYGKQILRDTFADLIPEPILQRSKMGFGVPVDHWFRNELKPLLHDVLLSERAMSRGYFEPAKIQRLVEEHTTGLCDHSKHLWAMLVLEVWCRMFIDASEVSTKRPLSDGVF; translated from the coding sequence ATGTGCGGAATCTGTGGAGCGATCTGGTCGAACGAGTCCCGTTCGATCAGTGAAGAACATCTGTTACAGATGACCGACACGCTCTCACATCGTGGCCCCGATGCCCGTGGCTTGCACTGGGAACAGAATTCCAATTTGGGAGTCGGGCTGGGACATCGCAGGCTTTCGATCATCGATCTAGCCACCGGTCAGCAGCCCATGTGGAATGAAGATCATTCCGTTTGTGTTGTATTCAACGGTGAAATTTATAATTACCGGGAACTGCAGAAAGAACTGAGAACGAAAGGCCATCAATTTCGGACCGACAGCGATACGGAAGTGCTCGTTCATCTCTACGAAGACTATGGTCGAGAGATGGTGCATCATCTTCGAGGCATGTTCGCCTTTGCGATTTGGGATCGAAACCACTCATCGTTATTGCTGGCACGAGATCGTTTTGGGCAAAAGCCACTCATCTATCGGCAAGATGAAAATCGACTGCTGTTTGCCAGCGAGATGAAAGCGATTTTGCAAATACCGGGGATCCCGCGTGAAGTCGATCCCGTCGCACTCGATCTGTTCTTGACTTGGCAATATGTACCTGCTCCCTGGTCGATGCTCAAGGGTTTTCAGAAAATACTGCCCGGGCATACGGCTGTCTGGCAGGAAAATCGACTTGATATCCAGCAATATTGGACACCAACTTCCATTCGGGGTTCCGATTCTGCCAATGAGCAAACACGTCGCGATACTCGCAATTTGAGTTATGCTCAGACACAGGAAAAGCTCAAAGAGACACTCACGGAAGCGGTCCGGTTGCGACTTCGCAGTGACGTGCCCCTTGGAGCTTTTCTTTCAGGCGGGATCGATTCCACGTTAATCACGGGCTTGATGCAGCGGGAGTTGGATCGGCCAGTCGAGACATTTTCAATCGGCTTTGATATCGCCCATTTCGATGAACGCTCCTTTGCCCGGATGGCTGCGAAATCACTTGGCACAAATCATCACGAAAAAATTGTCTCTCCATCAGCGGTCGATTCATTACCGGAGCTTGTCTGGCATTATGAAGAACCTTATGCCGACAGCTCGGCAATTCCAACAATGGCCCTGTGTGAGTTCACACGGGAAGCCGTCAAAGTTGCATTAACGGGAGATGGCGGAGATGAACTGTTTATCGGATATGATCGCTATCGGGCAGCCGGATTAGGGGATCGGATCGATCGCTTGCCTGGGCCTTTGCGATCAATTCTAAAGTCGTCACTTTGGCAAAAGATGCCTGCTTCGCTCAAGCAGAAGAGCTTCTCTCGACGACTGAAACGCTTCCTGACGACAGCTGGTCTTTCTCCTGAGCAGCGATATATGACATGGATCAGTTATTTCGATGCGGCTCGAAGAAAGGATATCTACTCCAGTGGATTCCGTGAAAAGCTGACCGGGTTTCAGTCAGAAGACTGGATGTCTGATTTATATGAGTTAACAGCCCAAAACGATTTTGTCTCCCGAACGGCAGCAGTTGACCAGATTTCCTATTTGCCGAACGATATCCTGACCAAAGTCGATATCGCCAGCATGGCTTACGGACTAGAATGCCGGAGCCCGTTTCTGGATCATCAGGTTGCTGATCTGGCGACGTCTATGCCACTTAATTACAAGTTGAAGGGTCGCTATGGCAAGCAGATTCTCCGGGATACATTTGCCGATCTGATTCCCGAGCCGATTCTGCAACGCTCAAAAATGGGATTCGGCGTTCCTGTCGATCACTGGTTCCGTAACGAACTCAAACCGCTACTGCATGATGTGCTTTTGAGCGAACGGGCGATGAGCCGTGGTTATTTTGAACCTGCGAAAATTCAGAGGCTTGTCGAAGAACATACCACTGGTTTGTGCGATCACAGCAAACATCTCTGGGCGATGCTGGTTCTTGAAGTCTGGTGTCGGATGTTTATCGATGCTTCAGAAGTTTCGACGAAACGGCCGTTGAGTGATGGAGTGTTTTGA
- a CDS encoding tetratricopeptide repeat protein: MKILGFKSILRKSGLLSAFSVLILAPTVYAQGVSAQPVSLSQEQTTTLASAQAAYDSRQYDQAMNLANEVLKSSPKQDSALFIRASSRVEMGLQTGNAAMVRDGVADARAAIEASQSQKPEYYMPYLYGMTNLSLLEERPEHAETSINVATQILDKLQMPPNNRASILYQRGLAKLQLDETIDRGVADFKEALKIEPKHMPSLTAMADAYAMSGKNQEALGAFNQFIAAFPEHPIGYNNRGMFYKEIDQKDQAIADFRKTIEVEPKFFVAHINLGYMLMESDRPAEAQKSFDQAIALQPENPSIYALRANAEMRQGNSQGAIADYSKAIELFPKNPMAHADLGFAYFFLKQYDVAFKHFDQAININGKLRFLDPWIYASLVLSGQAQEANNRFAGTLAKPEQERDWIDLVTLYLMGKVESEALLAKVNPEDPVAATAQKCEGHYFIGLRLSNLTGREAAIPHFQQALGTGAKHLSAYRATQFEMQQF, translated from the coding sequence GTGAAAATTCTAGGTTTCAAGTCAATCCTGCGGAAATCCGGACTGCTTTCGGCGTTTTCGGTATTAATTCTCGCTCCAACTGTTTACGCCCAAGGCGTTTCCGCTCAACCGGTCAGCCTGTCTCAGGAACAAACCACCACACTGGCAAGTGCTCAGGCGGCTTACGATTCCCGTCAGTACGATCAGGCGATGAATCTGGCTAATGAAGTTCTGAAATCTTCACCGAAACAAGACTCTGCTCTGTTCATCCGTGCTAGTTCACGTGTTGAAATGGGACTTCAAACCGGCAATGCCGCGATGGTTCGCGATGGTGTCGCCGATGCTCGCGCTGCGATAGAAGCGTCACAATCTCAGAAACCAGAATATTATATGCCTTACCTGTATGGCATGACGAATCTTTCGTTGCTCGAAGAACGTCCCGAGCATGCGGAAACTTCGATTAATGTTGCAACTCAGATTCTGGATAAACTTCAGATGCCACCAAACAATAGAGCCAGCATTCTCTATCAACGAGGTTTGGCTAAGTTGCAGTTGGACGAAACCATCGATCGTGGAGTCGCCGATTTCAAAGAAGCACTCAAAATTGAGCCTAAACACATGCCTTCGTTGACTGCGATGGCCGACGCCTATGCAATGTCTGGTAAGAATCAGGAAGCATTGGGGGCATTCAACCAGTTCATCGCCGCTTTCCCAGAACATCCTATTGGATACAACAACCGCGGAATGTTCTACAAGGAAATCGATCAGAAAGACCAGGCGATTGCTGACTTCCGCAAAACCATTGAAGTTGAGCCTAAGTTCTTTGTGGCTCATATCAACCTGGGTTACATGTTGATGGAATCAGATCGACCAGCTGAAGCTCAGAAAAGTTTTGACCAGGCAATTGCACTACAGCCAGAAAATCCTTCCATCTATGCGTTGCGCGCCAATGCAGAAATGCGTCAGGGAAATTCTCAGGGTGCGATTGCCGATTACAGCAAAGCAATTGAACTCTTCCCGAAAAACCCCATGGCTCATGCCGATCTCGGTTTTGCCTACTTCTTCCTCAAGCAATACGATGTCGCCTTCAAGCATTTTGATCAGGCAATTAACATCAACGGCAAACTGCGATTCCTCGATCCGTGGATCTACGCCTCACTTGTTCTTTCCGGTCAAGCTCAGGAAGCCAATAATCGATTCGCTGGAACCCTCGCTAAGCCGGAACAAGAACGGGACTGGATCGATCTGGTCACACTGTACCTGATGGGAAAAGTCGAAAGCGAAGCCTTGCTCGCCAAAGTCAATCCCGAAGACCCCGTGGCTGCCACCGCTCAGAAGTGTGAAGGACACTACTTCATCGGACTACGCTTGTCCAACCTGACTGGACGTGAAGCTGCCATTCCTCACTTCCAGCAAGCTCTTGGCACCGGAGCCAAGCATTTGTCTGCTTACCGAGCCACACAGTTCGAAATGCAACAGTTCTAA
- the trpE gene encoding anthranilate synthase component I: protein MTPLPDFETFQQQAQGQTLVPVYCQMTGDSLSPVEAYRRLHKEEHSFLFESVVGGERIGRYSFIGSNPFLTIQAKGNEVTIVEKGNSRSLTCDDPLDLLGELMAPYRMAPHPQLPRFCGGAVGYAGYDVVRYTEHLPNAPEDDRHVPDMLFGLYNRMVIFDHINKTIFVVAIAKVDEKSLEEAYKQASDTLQDLCRQLETNPNPIPPEQLRLDDERTLEWTSNFERPEFEAAVEASKEYIRAGDIFQVVLSQRLQLETSASELAIYRALRVVNPSPFMFLVKSPEVTLVGSSPEIMTRVEHGEVTVRPLAGTRPRGKTAEEDQALEEDLLADPKERAEHVMLVDLARNDVGRVAEYNSIEVKDVMVVERYSHVMHITSNVTGQLRKELSALDALRAALPAGTVSGAPKVRAMQIIDELERHRRGPYAGAVGYIDFTGDMDTCIALRTLVKQENQVYVQAGAGMVADSVPSMEYEETLNKARGLLKAISIAHYQLSAHE, encoded by the coding sequence ATGACGCCACTTCCGGACTTTGAAACGTTTCAACAACAGGCTCAGGGGCAAACTCTGGTCCCAGTCTATTGCCAAATGACGGGAGATTCCCTCTCTCCGGTCGAGGCTTATCGCAGGCTTCACAAGGAAGAGCATTCCTTTCTGTTTGAGAGCGTGGTCGGTGGCGAGCGGATTGGACGATACAGTTTTATTGGCTCCAATCCTTTTCTGACGATTCAAGCCAAAGGGAACGAAGTTACGATTGTTGAAAAGGGAAATTCGCGAAGCCTGACCTGCGACGATCCTCTTGATCTGCTTGGCGAATTGATGGCTCCCTACCGCATGGCTCCACACCCTCAGTTGCCACGTTTTTGTGGGGGAGCGGTCGGCTATGCCGGATACGATGTTGTCCGCTATACCGAGCATCTCCCCAATGCTCCCGAAGATGATCGGCATGTTCCCGATATGCTGTTCGGTTTGTACAACCGAATGGTCATTTTTGATCATATCAATAAAACGATTTTCGTGGTCGCGATCGCCAAAGTTGATGAGAAATCTCTCGAAGAGGCTTATAAACAAGCCAGCGACACGCTCCAGGATTTATGCCGTCAGCTGGAAACCAATCCCAACCCGATTCCTCCAGAACAACTTCGACTCGACGATGAACGAACTCTCGAGTGGACTTCGAATTTTGAACGACCGGAATTTGAGGCGGCTGTTGAAGCGAGCAAGGAATACATTCGAGCGGGTGATATCTTTCAGGTCGTTTTGAGCCAGCGATTACAACTCGAAACTTCTGCCAGCGAGCTGGCGATCTATCGAGCTTTGCGGGTGGTGAATCCCAGTCCGTTTATGTTCCTGGTAAAATCTCCCGAGGTGACATTAGTTGGCAGTTCTCCCGAAATCATGACGCGAGTTGAGCATGGCGAAGTGACCGTTCGACCGCTGGCAGGAACCAGACCTCGCGGCAAAACAGCCGAGGAAGATCAGGCTCTGGAAGAGGATTTGCTGGCTGATCCCAAAGAACGGGCAGAGCATGTGATGCTGGTCGATCTGGCAAGGAACGATGTCGGCCGCGTCGCCGAGTACAATTCGATTGAAGTCAAAGATGTGATGGTAGTCGAGCGTTACAGCCACGTTATGCACATCACATCCAATGTAACGGGGCAATTACGCAAAGAGTTGTCTGCTCTGGATGCCCTGAGAGCAGCATTGCCCGCAGGCACGGTTTCCGGAGCCCCCAAAGTGCGTGCGATGCAGATCATCGATGAACTCGAACGGCATCGTCGCGGCCCTTACGCGGGAGCGGTTGGGTATATCGATTTCACAGGCGACATGGATACCTGTATTGCCCTGCGGACACTTGTCAAACAGGAAAATCAGGTTTATGTGCAAGCCGGTGCTGGCATGGTGGCCGATAGTGTTCCTTCGATGGAATACGAAGAAACATTAAATAAGGCCCGTGGACTTCTCAAAGCGATCTCAATAGCGCATTATCAATTGTCTGCTCATGAATAA
- the rimO gene encoding 30S ribosomal protein S12 methylthiotransferase RimO, whose product MTQLPILDLTEQTSPVTEIESDGFKGQYAFVSLGCPKNLVDSEKMLGTLAVDGYSLVANPEGSDFVIINTCGFIESSRKESFDVIEEMLELKRQGKTKGVIVAGCLPERIGGDLRDRLPEIDHVVGVFGRDEISKVADRLVGHHNEQRDLFRPAPIRAMDDRARLRITPAHFAYLKISEGCNRTCTFCSIPKMRGKHVTKPIEAIIEEARELAADGVKELILVAQDTTYYGMDLYGEVRLVDLLNELEQVEGIQWIRLMYLYPVNFTDALIDKIATSSKIIPYLDMPLQHINSKVLKRMQRRVDRDRTIELVEKLRTRIPNLVLRTTFVVGFPGETDEQFEELREFVKNTRFQRMGVFPYSIEPGTPAVKLDGHLPEEIKQQRVETLMADQQQIAFDFGESLVGYELDVLIDEEVEPGLWQGRTYADTPEIDGTVYVQGEGLQIGEFVPVEIIGTQDYDLVGVVASDEEDDEV is encoded by the coding sequence ATGACCCAACTCCCAATTCTAGATCTCACCGAACAGACTTCCCCTGTCACCGAAATTGAAAGTGATGGATTCAAGGGACAATATGCGTTTGTCTCGCTTGGTTGCCCGAAAAATCTTGTGGACAGTGAGAAAATGCTGGGGACGCTGGCTGTGGATGGATACTCTCTGGTAGCCAATCCCGAGGGGAGCGATTTTGTCATCATCAACACCTGCGGATTCATCGAGAGTTCGCGGAAAGAGTCGTTTGATGTGATCGAAGAGATGCTCGAACTTAAGCGTCAGGGCAAGACGAAAGGCGTGATTGTCGCCGGCTGTCTACCCGAACGAATTGGTGGCGACCTGCGTGACCGGCTGCCGGAAATTGATCATGTGGTGGGTGTATTTGGACGGGATGAAATCAGCAAAGTGGCTGATCGTCTGGTGGGGCATCACAACGAACAGCGTGACCTGTTCCGCCCTGCTCCGATTCGTGCGATGGATGATCGAGCTCGCCTCCGAATTACGCCAGCTCATTTTGCTTATCTGAAAATTTCCGAAGGTTGCAATCGAACCTGCACCTTCTGCTCGATTCCCAAGATGCGTGGTAAGCACGTCACGAAACCGATTGAAGCGATTATCGAAGAAGCTCGAGAACTTGCCGCCGATGGGGTCAAAGAATTAATCCTGGTCGCTCAGGACACCACATACTATGGCATGGACCTTTACGGCGAAGTGCGACTCGTAGACTTGCTGAATGAACTGGAGCAGGTCGAGGGAATTCAATGGATTCGGCTGATGTATCTTTATCCTGTGAATTTCACAGATGCCCTGATCGATAAGATTGCGACATCGAGCAAGATTATTCCGTATCTGGATATGCCGCTCCAACACATTAACAGCAAAGTGCTCAAGAGGATGCAACGGCGTGTCGACCGAGATCGCACGATCGAACTGGTTGAAAAACTGCGAACACGAATTCCCAATCTCGTCCTACGCACCACATTTGTCGTCGGCTTCCCGGGCGAAACCGATGAGCAATTTGAAGAACTGCGAGAATTCGTCAAGAACACCCGCTTCCAGCGAATGGGCGTCTTCCCCTATTCGATCGAGCCGGGAACACCAGCAGTGAAACTGGATGGACATTTGCCGGAAGAGATCAAGCAACAGCGCGTTGAAACCTTGATGGCCGACCAGCAGCAGATCGCCTTCGACTTTGGCGAATCACTTGTCGGGTATGAACTCGATGTGCTGATCGATGAAGAAGTCGAGCCAGGCTTGTGGCAAGGACGTACTTATGCAGACACCCCGGAAATTGATGGAACGGTTTACGTTCAGGGCGAAGGACTGCAAATCGGAGAATTCGTGCCGGTCGAAATCATAGGGACTCAGGATTACGATCTGGTTGGTGTAGTCGCTTCCGATGAAGAAGACGACGAGGTTTAG
- a CDS encoding glycosyltransferase, producing MSSSSSPLRILYVIPTLDQSGAEKQLQLLASGLSGSNFEIHVVALNRGGYYEKHLRDDGIQVDILKKRFRIDPVTHFRLKKIIREFQPDIVHSWLFAANSHVRLLHNRKSHWKCVVSERCVDSWKAGWQLQLDRRLIRSTDAMVVNSASVAEFYQQQGVPESLIKIINNGIEIPDKSSTDESSEARKVWRKQHGLPEDAYIVLSIGRLARQKRLDSLLWATHMFSLSEKNVHTVFVGDGPERERMSELIEKYEIKGWAHFLGHQNETGELFRNADAFWLGSDFEGQSNSLMEAMAWGLPVVVSDIPPNRELVTDQENGIIVPAGDSAAFAKAIRQFKSDPELAKNLGDDARKSMQDNFSVSQMIEEHKQLYEILTLQ from the coding sequence TTGAGTTCATCTTCCTCCCCACTGCGAATTCTGTATGTCATCCCCACGCTTGATCAGTCAGGTGCGGAGAAACAGCTTCAATTACTGGCATCCGGGTTGTCTGGAAGTAATTTTGAAATTCACGTGGTCGCTCTTAACCGCGGCGGTTATTACGAAAAGCATCTCAGAGACGATGGTATACAAGTTGACATCCTCAAAAAGCGGTTTCGTATCGATCCCGTGACTCATTTTCGACTGAAGAAAATCATCAGGGAATTTCAACCAGATATTGTGCATAGCTGGTTATTTGCTGCGAATTCGCATGTCCGCCTGCTTCATAATCGAAAATCTCACTGGAAATGCGTTGTTTCGGAACGCTGTGTCGATTCCTGGAAGGCGGGCTGGCAGCTTCAGCTGGACCGACGACTCATTCGCTCGACGGACGCAATGGTGGTGAATTCGGCAAGCGTTGCGGAGTTCTATCAGCAGCAGGGAGTACCGGAATCTTTAATTAAAATCATCAATAACGGGATCGAAATTCCAGATAAAAGCTCCACTGATGAATCCAGCGAAGCTCGAAAAGTCTGGCGTAAGCAGCACGGATTGCCGGAAGATGCCTACATCGTCTTATCCATTGGTCGCCTCGCGCGACAAAAGCGGCTCGATAGTTTACTCTGGGCAACGCACATGTTCAGTTTGTCGGAAAAGAACGTGCATACCGTATTCGTAGGAGATGGACCTGAGCGGGAGCGAATGTCTGAATTGATTGAAAAATATGAAATCAAAGGCTGGGCTCACTTTCTGGGACATCAAAACGAAACTGGTGAATTGTTCCGAAATGCCGATGCATTTTGGCTCGGCAGCGATTTTGAAGGGCAATCGAACAGTTTAATGGAGGCGATGGCCTGGGGCTTGCCGGTTGTCGTTTCCGATATCCCTCCCAACCGAGAACTGGTGACCGATCAGGAGAACGGCATCATTGTTCCCGCCGGAGATAGTGCTGCCTTCGCTAAAGCGATTCGTCAATTCAAGAGTGATCCCGAACTAGCGAAAAATCTTGGTGATGATGCCCGCAAGTCCATGCAGGATAATTTCTCTGTCTCGCAGATGATTGAAGAGCATAAGCAGTTATACGAAATCCTGACCTTACAATAA
- the hemW gene encoding radical SAM family heme chaperone HemW yields the protein MSNFAKSEMEVPPTFMSLPVRSIYVHVPFCEHRCGYCDFSIIANRAELIPRYLKALQKELKTSPFLHSHLLEVDTLYIGGGTPTLLSACELEEFFSILSDYFSLVPDAEYTIEANPDGLTADKIQVLKSAGVNRVSLGVQAFDDSRLIQLERTHSVHQTEIAIELIQQNFKNYSLDLIFAIPGQTLEEWQQMLLKAISFHPPHISSYALTYEKGTRFWSDRNKGKFQSTDDQLEVEMYLKTISELTNAGYDHYEISNFAKAGSQSRHNNIYWSGRPYLAFGPGAASFVNGQRHSNHRSSFTWMNRLEQNQSPIVSTDDLTAEERARELLAIGLRRRQGINLDDLKNATGIDIAACCETEINDLIEKGWIQRQFSHLRITSAGLLFADEIASILV from the coding sequence ATGAGTAATTTTGCGAAGTCCGAAATGGAAGTTCCCCCGACATTCATGTCTCTGCCTGTCCGTTCCATTTATGTGCACGTTCCCTTCTGTGAACACCGTTGCGGTTATTGCGATTTTTCGATCATCGCAAATCGAGCCGAGTTGATTCCGCGGTATCTTAAGGCCTTGCAGAAAGAACTGAAAACTTCTCCGTTTCTCCATTCTCATCTCTTGGAAGTTGATACTCTTTATATTGGTGGCGGCACTCCGACTCTTCTTTCAGCCTGCGAACTCGAAGAATTCTTCAGCATTCTTAGTGATTACTTTTCACTGGTCCCTGATGCTGAATACACAATTGAAGCGAATCCTGATGGCCTGACAGCAGACAAAATCCAGGTTCTAAAATCAGCGGGCGTCAATCGCGTCAGTCTTGGCGTGCAGGCATTCGATGACTCTCGATTGATTCAGTTGGAGCGAACACATTCAGTTCATCAAACAGAAATAGCCATTGAACTCATTCAACAGAACTTCAAAAACTATTCGCTCGATCTCATTTTTGCGATCCCCGGACAAACGCTGGAAGAATGGCAGCAGATGCTATTAAAAGCGATCTCGTTTCACCCGCCTCACATTTCCAGTTATGCGTTAACCTACGAAAAAGGAACTCGTTTCTGGAGTGACCGGAATAAAGGAAAATTCCAGTCAACTGACGACCAACTGGAAGTCGAGATGTATCTAAAAACAATCTCGGAATTGACCAATGCCGGCTACGACCATTATGAAATTTCCAATTTCGCGAAAGCAGGGTCACAATCTCGACACAACAATATTTACTGGTCTGGCAGACCTTACCTCGCATTTGGTCCCGGAGCCGCTTCTTTTGTGAATGGGCAGCGACACTCGAATCATCGGAGTTCCTTTACCTGGATGAATCGACTGGAACAGAATCAATCTCCCATTGTTTCGACTGATGATTTGACAGCCGAAGAGCGTGCCCGTGAACTTCTGGCCATCGGATTGCGTAGACGACAGGGAATTAATCTTGATGACCTCAAGAATGCAACGGGAATCGATATCGCAGCCTGCTGCGAAACTGAAATCAACGATCTGATTGAAAAAGGCTGGATCCAGAGACAATTCTCTCACCTCAGGATAACTTCTGCAGGTCTCCTGTTCGCCGATGAAATTGCCTCGATTCTGGTCTGA